In Plantibacter sp. PA-3-X8, one DNA window encodes the following:
- the otsA gene encoding alpha,alpha-trehalose-phosphate synthase (UDP-forming), whose amino-acid sequence MRNAASLNSEPEYPGRAIITRYSAPDGGSASTFDFIVVSNRLPVDRVVDADGAESWRTSPGGLVTALEPVMRGADGAWIGWAGSADLEIEPFDNDDMWIIPVPLSEDEIARYYEGFSNDTIWPLYHDVIAPPSYHREWWDSYVAVNRRFAEAAAAAASDGGTVWVQDYQLQLVPKMLRELRPDLTIGFFNHIPFPAYGIYSQLPWRRQIIEGLLGADVIGFQRVADAGNFSRAVRRLFGYETKGAAIQVPLDAALVSVTTDAAPVASKRGAPYRTVIARHFPISIDSKGYQALAQRPDIIARAKQIREELGNPETIMLGVDRLDYTKGIGHRLKAFGELLAQGKLAVEDVTLVQVASPSRERVETYRQLRDDIEQTVGRINGDFGTIGHTAIQYLHHGYPREEMAALYLAADVMLVTALRDGMNLVAKEYVAARYDNDGVLVLSEFAGASDELKQALKINPHDIEGMKSAILQAVHMTKAERGRRMRALRKRVMEYDVARWSASFLDELQRVRDQSPTIEQGSTTQS is encoded by the coding sequence ATGCGGAACGCTGCTAGCCTGAACAGCGAACCCGAGTACCCCGGGAGGGCCATCATCACCAGATATTCCGCGCCTGACGGCGGATCAGCGTCGACCTTCGACTTCATCGTGGTATCCAACCGGCTGCCGGTCGATCGCGTCGTCGATGCAGACGGCGCCGAGAGCTGGCGGACCTCACCCGGTGGACTTGTGACCGCCCTCGAACCCGTCATGCGCGGTGCCGACGGCGCCTGGATCGGATGGGCCGGCTCTGCCGACCTCGAGATCGAGCCGTTCGACAACGACGACATGTGGATCATCCCGGTCCCGCTGTCCGAGGACGAGATCGCCCGCTACTACGAGGGCTTCTCGAACGACACCATCTGGCCGCTCTACCACGACGTCATCGCTCCGCCGAGCTACCACCGCGAGTGGTGGGACTCCTACGTCGCCGTGAACCGACGGTTCGCGGAGGCGGCCGCAGCGGCCGCGTCCGACGGCGGGACCGTCTGGGTGCAGGACTACCAGCTGCAGCTCGTGCCGAAGATGCTGCGTGAGCTGCGACCCGATCTCACGATCGGCTTCTTCAACCACATCCCGTTCCCGGCCTACGGCATCTACTCGCAGCTCCCATGGCGACGCCAGATCATCGAGGGACTGCTCGGCGCCGACGTCATCGGCTTCCAGCGCGTCGCGGACGCGGGCAACTTCTCCCGGGCGGTCCGCCGCCTGTTCGGGTACGAGACGAAGGGGGCCGCGATCCAGGTCCCGCTCGATGCGGCACTCGTGTCGGTCACGACGGACGCGGCACCGGTCGCCTCGAAGCGTGGCGCCCCGTACCGCACGGTGATCGCCCGGCACTTCCCGATCTCGATCGACAGCAAGGGGTACCAGGCCCTCGCGCAACGCCCCGACATCATCGCCCGTGCCAAGCAGATCCGCGAGGAGCTCGGCAACCCGGAGACGATCATGCTCGGCGTCGACCGCCTCGACTACACGAAGGGCATCGGGCACCGACTCAAGGCCTTCGGAGAGCTCCTCGCGCAGGGCAAGCTCGCGGTCGAGGACGTCACGCTCGTCCAGGTCGCCAGCCCCAGCCGCGAACGCGTCGAGACGTACCGTCAGCTCCGCGACGACATCGAGCAGACGGTCGGCCGGATCAACGGCGACTTCGGCACCATCGGCCACACCGCGATCCAGTACCTGCACCACGGGTACCCCCGCGAGGAGATGGCTGCCCTCTACCTCGCCGCCGACGTCATGCTCGTCACAGCCCTGCGCGACGGCATGAACCTCGTCGCGAAGGAGTACGTCGCCGCTCGCTACGACAACGACGGCGTCCTCGTGCTGAGCGAGTTCGCCGGCGCGTCCGACGAGCTGAAGCAGGCCCTCAAGATCAACCCGCACGACATCGAGGGGATGAAGTCGGCGATCCTCCAGGCCGTGCACATGACGAAGGCCGAGCGTGGTCGTCGCATGCGGGCGCTGCGCAAGCGCGTCATGGAGTACGACGTCGCGCGGTGGTCGGCGTCCTTCCTCGACGAGTTGCAGCGTGTGCGTGACCAGTCACCGACCATCGAGCAGGGGAGCACCACCCAGTCATGA
- the otsB gene encoding trehalose-phosphatase translates to MSTTDEPTDTLGGLPLGLRAELRRLADVPKLLVALDFDGTLAPEVDDPDQARALPAARKAVLALMDLAGTRVALVSGRAIDSLVAVAELPDHALFAGSHGVEIRLDNPDDALALDDEEREQRETLQRILQDVAEGYDNVWIERKPAGFALHTRLASEEDSRIAHLEALAHTKDEFGALTVREGKNVLEFSLRSATKGEAVEHLRRYTKADAVFYAGDDVTDEDAFGALGPGDLGVKSGTGVTAADFRVEGPSEIARVLGMLAEYRSNKEAVDS, encoded by the coding sequence ATGAGCACCACCGACGAGCCCACCGACACCCTCGGGGGGCTTCCCCTCGGACTGCGTGCGGAACTCCGCCGCCTGGCCGACGTCCCGAAGCTCCTGGTGGCCCTGGACTTCGACGGCACGCTGGCCCCCGAGGTCGACGACCCGGACCAGGCGCGGGCGCTGCCCGCGGCCCGCAAGGCCGTGTTGGCGCTGATGGACCTGGCAGGGACGCGCGTCGCACTCGTGTCCGGGCGTGCGATCGACAGTCTCGTGGCGGTGGCCGAGCTGCCAGACCACGCCCTGTTCGCCGGCTCGCACGGCGTCGAGATCCGTCTCGACAACCCCGACGACGCCCTCGCCCTCGACGATGAGGAGCGCGAACAGCGGGAGACCCTCCAACGGATCCTCCAGGACGTCGCGGAGGGTTACGATAATGTCTGGATCGAGCGGAAGCCGGCAGGGTTCGCCCTGCACACGAGGCTCGCCAGTGAAGAAGACTCCAGGATCGCCCACCTCGAAGCACTCGCCCACACCAAGGACGAGTTCGGCGCCCTGACGGTTCGAGAGGGCAAGAACGTCCTCGAGTTCTCGCTCAGGAGCGCGACCAAGGGCGAAGCCGTCGAACACCTCCGGCGGTACACCAAAGCAGATGCCGTGTTCTACGCGGGCGACGACGTCACGGACGAGGACGCGTTCGGCGCACTCGGCCCCGGCGACCTCGGGGTGAAGAGCGGCACCGGCGTGACCGCCGCCGACTTCAGGGTCGAAGGACCCTCCGAGATCGCGCGCGTCCTCGGCATGCTCGCGGAATATCGAAGCAACAAGGAAGCCGTAGACTCTTAA
- the ilvD gene encoding dihydroxy-acid dehydratase: MPEIDIKPRSRAVTDGIEATTSRGMLRAVGMGDEDWDKPQIGIASSWNEITPCNLSLDRLAQGAKEGVHSGGGYPLQFGTISVSDGISMGHEGMHFSLVSREVIADSVETVVMAERLDGTVLLAGCDKSLPGMLMAAARLDLSSVFLYAGSIAPGWVKLSDGTEKEVTIIDSFEAVGACKAGNMSEEDLKRIECAIAPGEGACGGMYTANTMASVAEALGMSLPGSASPPSADRRRDYFAHRSGEAVVNMLRLGITARDILTKEAFENAIAVAMAFGGSTNVVLHLLAIAREAEVDLTLDDFNRIGDKVPHIGDLKPFGQYVMNDVDRHGGVPVVMKALLDAGLLHGDCLTVTGKTVAENLADINPDPIDGTVIRTLDNPIHATGGITILKGSFAPEGAVVKTAGFDAEVFEGPARVFERERGAMDALTEGKINKGDVVIIRYEGPKGGPGMREMLAITAAIKGAGLGKDVLLLTDGRFSGGTTGLCIGHIAPEAVDAGPIAFVRDGDLIRVDIAGRSLDLLVDEAELEARRDGWAPLPPRYTRGVLAKYSRLVHSAAEGAITG, from the coding sequence ATGCCAGAGATCGACATCAAACCACGCAGTCGTGCCGTCACCGACGGGATCGAGGCGACCACCTCGCGCGGCATGCTCCGCGCCGTCGGCATGGGCGACGAGGACTGGGACAAGCCCCAGATCGGCATCGCGAGCTCGTGGAACGAGATCACGCCCTGCAACCTCTCGCTCGACCGCCTCGCACAGGGGGCCAAGGAGGGCGTGCACTCCGGCGGGGGATACCCGCTGCAGTTCGGCACCATCTCCGTCTCCGACGGCATCTCCATGGGCCACGAGGGCATGCACTTCTCGCTCGTCTCGCGCGAGGTCATCGCCGACAGCGTCGAGACCGTGGTCATGGCCGAACGCCTCGACGGCACGGTCCTGCTCGCCGGCTGCGACAAGTCGCTGCCGGGCATGCTCATGGCCGCCGCGCGGCTCGACCTCTCCTCGGTCTTCCTCTACGCCGGATCGATCGCGCCGGGTTGGGTCAAGCTCTCCGACGGCACCGAGAAGGAGGTCACGATCATCGACTCTTTCGAGGCGGTCGGGGCCTGCAAAGCCGGCAACATGAGTGAAGAGGACCTGAAGCGCATCGAGTGCGCCATCGCCCCGGGCGAGGGCGCCTGCGGCGGGATGTACACGGCCAACACGATGGCGTCGGTCGCCGAGGCGCTCGGCATGAGCCTCCCGGGCTCGGCATCGCCCCCCTCGGCCGACCGCCGTCGCGACTACTTCGCGCACCGCTCGGGCGAGGCCGTGGTCAACATGCTCCGACTCGGCATCACCGCGCGCGACATCCTGACGAAGGAGGCGTTCGAGAACGCCATCGCCGTCGCGATGGCATTCGGCGGATCGACGAACGTGGTCCTGCACCTGCTCGCGATCGCCCGCGAGGCCGAGGTCGACCTCACGCTCGACGACTTCAACCGCATCGGCGACAAGGTGCCGCACATCGGCGACCTGAAGCCGTTCGGCCAGTACGTCATGAACGACGTCGACCGTCACGGCGGCGTCCCCGTCGTCATGAAGGCGCTGCTCGACGCCGGTCTGCTGCACGGCGACTGCCTCACGGTCACCGGCAAGACGGTCGCCGAGAACCTCGCCGACATCAACCCCGACCCGATCGACGGCACGGTCATCCGCACGCTCGACAACCCGATCCACGCGACCGGCGGCATCACGATCCTCAAGGGGTCGTTCGCGCCCGAGGGCGCCGTCGTGAAGACGGCCGGATTCGACGCCGAGGTCTTCGAAGGACCCGCGCGGGTCTTCGAACGTGAACGCGGAGCCATGGACGCGCTCACCGAGGGCAAGATCAACAAGGGCGACGTCGTCATCATCCGCTACGAGGGCCCGAAGGGTGGGCCGGGGATGCGCGAGATGCTCGCGATCACGGCCGCCATCAAGGGCGCCGGACTCGGCAAGGATGTACTACTGTTGACGGACGGTCGATTCTCAGGCGGCACAACCGGACTGTGCATCGGCCACATAGCACCCGAAGCGGTGGACGCAGGTCCAATCGCCTTCGTGCGCGATGGTGATCTGATACGGGTCGATATCGCTGGCCGCTCGCTCGACCTACTCGTCGACGAAGCAGAGCTGGAAGCCCGCCGCGACGGCTGGGCGCCTCTGCCCCCGCGCTATACCCGTGGCGTTCTCGCAAAGTACTCTCGTCTCGTGCACTCCGCAGCGGAGGGCGCGATCACGGGATAA
- a CDS encoding acetolactate synthase large subunit, with the protein MPTESQPVPHPRTPAAPAAPEILTGAQAIVRSLELLGVTDIFGLPGGAILPTYDPLMDSTKLRHILVRHEQGAGHAAEGYAAAGGGIGVCIATSGPGATNLVTAIADAYMDSVPMVAITGQVFSTLMGTDAFQEADIVGITMPITKHSFLVKTPEEVPAAIAAAYEIAGTGRPGPVLVDITKDAQQAEAPFIWPPKVDLPGYRPVTKAHGKQIQAAAQLLVNAKKPVLYVGGGVIRSKASEELLALAEATGAPVVTTLMARGAFPDSHTQHLGMPGMHGTVPAVLALQEADLLVSLGARFDDRVTGKASLFAPNAKVVHVDVDPAEISKIRIADVPIVGDAKDVIVDLQSAFEAAAREVTPDIAEWWSYLDGLREEFPLGYAEPTDGLLSPQHVISRIGEITGPEGVFASGVGQHQMWAAQFIKYERPNSWLNSGGAGTMGYSVPAAMGAKVAQPDRHVWAIDGDGCFQMTNQELATCTINNIPIKVAIINNSSLGMVRQWQTLFYDGRYSNTDLNTGHDTIRIPDFVKLAEAYGCLAIRVTKEEEVDAAIKLALETNDRPVVIDFVVSADAMVWPMVPQGVSNSYVQYAKDHSPSFDEEA; encoded by the coding sequence ATGCCCACGGAATCCCAACCCGTGCCTCATCCCAGAACACCTGCGGCCCCGGCCGCACCGGAGATCCTGACGGGAGCCCAGGCGATCGTCCGATCGCTCGAGCTCCTCGGGGTCACCGACATCTTCGGTCTGCCCGGCGGAGCGATCCTGCCGACCTACGACCCGCTGATGGACTCGACGAAGCTCCGTCACATCCTGGTCCGACACGAGCAGGGTGCCGGCCACGCGGCCGAAGGATACGCCGCCGCCGGTGGCGGGATCGGCGTGTGCATCGCGACGTCCGGCCCCGGCGCGACGAACCTCGTCACCGCGATCGCCGACGCCTACATGGACTCGGTGCCGATGGTCGCGATCACCGGTCAGGTGTTCTCGACCCTCATGGGCACGGACGCGTTCCAGGAGGCGGACATCGTCGGCATCACCATGCCGATCACGAAGCACTCCTTCCTCGTCAAGACCCCGGAGGAGGTCCCGGCGGCCATCGCCGCGGCCTACGAGATCGCGGGTACCGGCCGTCCCGGACCGGTGCTGGTCGACATCACGAAGGACGCCCAGCAGGCTGAAGCGCCGTTCATCTGGCCGCCGAAGGTCGACCTGCCCGGCTACCGTCCGGTGACGAAGGCGCACGGCAAGCAGATCCAGGCCGCTGCGCAGCTGCTCGTCAACGCCAAGAAGCCGGTGCTGTACGTCGGCGGCGGCGTGATCCGCTCCAAGGCCTCCGAGGAACTGCTCGCGCTGGCCGAGGCGACCGGGGCTCCGGTCGTGACGACGCTCATGGCTCGCGGGGCGTTCCCCGACTCGCACACGCAGCACCTCGGCATGCCCGGCATGCACGGCACCGTCCCGGCAGTGCTCGCGCTGCAGGAAGCCGACCTGCTCGTGTCGCTCGGTGCCCGATTCGACGACCGCGTGACCGGCAAGGCCTCGCTCTTCGCGCCGAACGCGAAGGTCGTCCACGTGGACGTCGACCCGGCCGAGATCTCGAAGATCCGCATCGCGGACGTCCCCATCGTGGGCGACGCGAAGGACGTCATCGTCGACCTCCAGTCGGCGTTCGAGGCAGCCGCCCGCGAGGTCACCCCCGACATCGCCGAGTGGTGGTCCTACCTCGACGGTCTCCGCGAGGAGTTCCCGCTGGGCTACGCCGAGCCGACCGACGGTCTGCTCTCGCCACAGCACGTGATCTCCCGCATCGGCGAGATCACCGGTCCGGAGGGCGTCTTCGCGTCGGGCGTCGGCCAGCACCAGATGTGGGCGGCGCAGTTCATCAAGTACGAGCGTCCGAACTCCTGGCTGAACTCCGGCGGTGCCGGGACCATGGGCTACTCAGTCCCTGCGGCCATGGGCGCCAAGGTGGCCCAGCCCGATCGCCACGTGTGGGCGATCGACGGCGACGGCTGCTTCCAGATGACCAACCAGGAACTCGCGACCTGCACGATCAACAACATCCCGATCAAGGTCGCGATCATCAACAACTCCTCACTGGGCATGGTCCGCCAGTGGCAGACGCTCTTCTACGACGGTCGGTACTCGAACACCGACCTGAACACCGGGCACGACACCATCCGGATCCCGGACTTCGTCAAGCTGGCCGAGGCCTACGGTTGCCTCGCGATCCGCGTGACGAAGGAGGAGGAGGTCGACGCCGCCATCAAGCTCGCCCTGGAGACGAACGACCGTCCGGTCGTCATCGACTTCGTCGTGAGTGCCGACGCGATGGTGTGGCCGATGGTGCCGCAGGGCGTCAGCAACAGCTACGTCCAGTACGCCAAGGACCACAGTCCGTCGTTCGATGAGGAGGCCTGA